From the genome of Streptococcus oralis:
AACTTTGATTGATTCCATTCAAATAAAGTATCCAACCAATCAAAAACGACATTATGGGCGAGTCTTAGATTATTGACTTGGCAATGAGCGTCCGCACCACTTTCCGCCTCAAATACTTGAAGTTTAGTTTGTTGATTTTTAGATTTAAGTTCTTCATAAATCACCTTAGTTTGATGCTGCAGTTCAGCACCCTCACCCTTTCCCATGATAAAAAGGCATGGGCATTGAATTTTTTGGTAATCCACAATCTTTGCATGGTTAAATACATCATCAATAGCACTCTTAAAATCAGAAGTACCAAACTGCCATGCATACTTTTTAAGATTTAAATTTGCTGATTCATTCCAATTTCCAGCTAATTTTAAAATGGCATTTATTAACCAACTAGGTGCTTTCAAACTTGATCCAAATTCTTTTCTGAAAAGTTCTGCAACGTCGTAAATAGGGGTACTAGCAATCCAAGCATGAATTCTTGGATCCTTTTCGACAGCTTGTGCAGTAAAATATCCCCCTCCGCTGACACCATAAATAGCTAAATAATTTAGTTTAGGATTTCTATTTTCCAACCAGTCTATGCATAATGAAATTGGAATAGAAGCATCCACATCAAAGACCAGCCCTCTACTAGGATTGCTCCCTTGACCAGGAAGATCAACCATTAAAACATTATAATTTCGTATCCATCCAGGATATCCTGCAAAGTAAAATAAATCTTCGCGATAAGTATCACCTCCACCAATCATGATTATCGTTGGGCAATTATCGTCGCTATGAAGATAATAACCAGGCAAGTAAGAACCCT
Proteins encoded in this window:
- a CDS encoding alpha/beta hydrolase family protein codes for the protein MKENDVILKRQSTQIFFKNGDTDFFFNWLLGIGEIFGFSHGELYYLAQRLGNSPKPDDWKNVFLSHVNYLEQEASNSGLSEQTKAQYYLAQTYSLRSAIQFTDPFSEEYLPTVRQMEKVFSSAIHSLGAPIEKLTIPYQGSYLPGYYLHSDDNCPTIIMIGGGDTYREDLFYFAGYPGWIRNYNVLMVDLPGQGSNPSRGLVFDVDASIPISLCIDWLENRNPKLNYLAIYGVSGGGYFTAQAVEKDPRIHAWIASTPIYDVAELFRKEFGSSLKAPSWLINAILKLAGNWNESANLNLKKYAWQFGTSDFKSAIDDVFNHAKIVDYQKIQCPCLFIMGKGEGAELQHQTKVIYEELKSKNQQTKLQVFEAESGADAHCQVNNLRLAHNVVFDWLDTLFEWNQSKF